The Brockia lithotrophica genome includes a window with the following:
- a CDS encoding ABC-type tungstate transport system, ATP-binding protein gives MIVPPFHRAAPGFRRVAEGGIAVGDVLRVQGVRVVRAGRTILDGIDLSLAAGERLGLAGPNGSGKTTLLKVLALLLAPTEGKREVFGVPVGRSVPVEFRRRMAVVFQDSPLLAGSVLANVYLPLRIRGLGRRKAREEAYAWLERFGLEVFAGRDARSLSGGERARLALARALALRPEVLFLDEPFAAVDATSRGPLKASLREIFREHGTSLLLISHDYRDLEDLTDRTVVLVRGRVLASGPTATLRRENPLVRELFP, from the coding sequence TTGATCGTCCCGCCGTTCCACCGTGCGGCTCCCGGGTTTCGAAGAGTTGCCGAAGGGGGGATCGCCGTGGGAGACGTCCTCCGCGTGCAGGGCGTGCGCGTCGTGCGCGCCGGACGCACCATCCTGGACGGGATCGACCTCAGCCTCGCCGCGGGGGAGCGCCTCGGGCTCGCGGGCCCGAACGGCTCGGGAAAGACGACGCTCCTCAAGGTCCTCGCCCTCCTCCTCGCGCCGACGGAGGGGAAGCGCGAGGTCTTCGGCGTACCCGTGGGCCGCTCCGTCCCGGTGGAATTCCGCCGGCGCATGGCCGTCGTCTTTCAAGACTCGCCTCTCCTCGCGGGAAGCGTCCTGGCCAACGTCTACCTCCCCCTGCGCATTCGCGGCCTCGGGAGGAGGAAAGCCCGTGAAGAGGCGTACGCCTGGCTCGAGCGGTTTGGGTTGGAAGTCTTTGCGGGGCGAGATGCCCGCTCTCTTTCGGGAGGGGAGCGGGCGCGTCTCGCCCTCGCCCGCGCGCTGGCGCTTCGGCCCGAAGTGCTCTTTTTGGACGAGCCCTTTGCCGCCGTAGACGCCACGTCGCGCGGTCCCCTCAAGGCGAGTCTCCGGGAGATCTTCCGAGAACACGGGACGAGCCTCCTTCTCATCAGCCACGACTACCGCGATCTGGAAGACCTCACGGACCGTACGGTCGTCCTCGTGCGCGGCCGCGTGCTCGCCTCCGGCCCGACGGCGACCCTTCGGCGGGAAAATCCCCTCGTGCGCGAACTCTTCCCCTGA
- a CDS encoding Molybdopterin-guanine dinucleotide biosynthesis protein MobA: MRSACILSGGKSSRMGRNKAFLPVGGLPNIRRIVETLRPHFPDICLVTNDPEAYEDLGLPTTRDRYPGQGPVAGVHAGLLLARFDRVFVVANDMPFVSADVALRLVELSEGYDAAVPEVGGQVHTLYAVYRKETAPHFEAVLLAGRRRMVDVYKRIRVRYVRSGELGLTSEEAERTFFNMNTPEEYARVLAWTEEGGPRA, encoded by the coding sequence GTGCGGAGCGCGTGCATCTTGTCCGGCGGAAAATCTTCGCGCATGGGGCGCAACAAGGCGTTTCTCCCCGTCGGCGGGCTTCCCAACATTCGACGTATCGTGGAGACCTTGCGCCCGCACTTTCCCGATATCTGCCTGGTCACCAACGATCCCGAAGCGTACGAAGACCTCGGCCTTCCGACGACGCGGGATCGCTATCCGGGGCAGGGGCCCGTCGCCGGCGTGCACGCGGGACTTCTCCTCGCGCGCTTCGACCGGGTCTTCGTCGTGGCAAACGACATGCCCTTCGTTTCCGCAGACGTCGCCCTCCGCCTCGTGGAGCTTTCCGAAGGGTACGACGCCGCGGTCCCCGAAGTAGGGGGGCAGGTGCACACCCTCTACGCGGTGTACCGCAAGGAAACGGCGCCGCACTTCGAGGCCGTGCTTCTCGCGGGGCGTCGGCGCATGGTCGACGTCTACAAGCGGATCCGCGTGCGCTACGTCCGGTCGGGAGAACTCGGGCTCACGTCGGAGGAGGCGGAACGCACCTTTTTCAACATGAACACGCCCGAAGAGTACGCCCGCGTCCTCGCGTGGACGGAGGAGGGAGGACCCCGCGCGTAG
- a CDS encoding ABC-type tungstate transport system, permease protein produces the protein MDLVWSGLHEAVRILLAKDPEILAIFGLSLRIAVWALGISLLIGLPLGVFLGVVNFRGRGVLLSVFNAGMGLPPTVVGLWVALFLWRNGPLGDLHLIYTPTAIVIAEVILTTPILVSLVAAAAAGAKERLHEFFLSLGATPETYLYLLLREIRMPLLAAVIAGFGRVISEVGAAMIVGGNIRGETRTLTTAIVLEVSRGAFDRALAIGFLLLALSFAVTAFLTYLQHRVREG, from the coding sequence GTGGATCTCGTGTGGTCGGGCCTTCACGAGGCGGTGCGGATCCTCCTGGCAAAAGACCCGGAAATTTTGGCGATCTTCGGGCTCTCCCTGCGCATCGCGGTCTGGGCGCTCGGGATCAGCCTCCTCATCGGCCTTCCGCTGGGCGTCTTCCTCGGCGTCGTGAACTTTCGCGGCCGCGGGGTACTCCTCAGCGTCTTCAACGCCGGGATGGGACTGCCGCCTACGGTCGTCGGGCTGTGGGTGGCCCTCTTTCTCTGGCGCAACGGGCCTTTGGGCGACCTCCACCTCATCTACACGCCCACGGCCATCGTAATCGCCGAAGTGATCCTCACGACGCCGATCCTCGTCTCCCTCGTCGCGGCGGCGGCCGCGGGAGCCAAAGAGAGGCTTCACGAGTTCTTCCTCTCCCTGGGGGCGACGCCGGAGACGTACCTCTACCTCCTTTTGCGGGAGATCCGCATGCCGCTCCTCGCCGCGGTGATCGCCGGCTTCGGACGGGTGATTTCCGAGGTGGGGGCGGCGATGATCGTCGGCGGCAACATCCGCGGGGAGACGCGGACGCTCACGACGGCGATCGTGCTCGAGGTGTCGAGGGGGGCGTTCGACCGGGCGCTGGCGATCGGCTTTCTCCTCCTCGCCCTGTCCTTCGCCGTAACCGCATTTCTCACCTACCTCCAGCACCGCGTCCGGGAAGGTTGA
- a CDS encoding ABC-type tungstate transport system, periplasmic binding protein, translated as MWEKYLSLPLACRYEAGTRKEGQSRTQTFRKTGQRRTKAVPRQDEENSEGYPMFGTIARKRRWAIAALVLWFAAWGALAGCGKSTSPEFSPGTEAPTGKTPQPTPAARDVVLATTTSTQDTGLLDYLVPIFEEQTGYKVKVVAVGTGQALEMGKRGEADVLLTHAPSSEKPLVDDGTVTNYRLVMHNDFVLVGPPNDPAKVEEAQDLKAAMKAIAASGAGFVSRGDDSGTHKKELDLWKAAGVDPKGQAWYTESGTGMGQTLLIANERRAYTLTDRGTYLAYKDRLDLAIVREGDEDLLNIYHVMQVNAEKYPKVNAEGAKAFVEFLVSPETQKLIGEFGVDKYGQPLFFPDAAKEGKE; from the coding sequence GTGTGGGAAAAGTACCTCTCCCTCCCCCTTGCCTGCCGGTACGAGGCCGGTACGAGGAAAGAAGGGCAATCCCGCACGCAGACGTTTCGGAAGACCGGGCAAAGGAGAACAAAGGCGGTACCCCGCCAAGACGAGGAAAATTCGGAGGGTTACCCGATGTTCGGAACGATTGCGAGGAAGCGCCGCTGGGCGATCGCCGCCCTTGTCCTCTGGTTTGCCGCTTGGGGAGCTCTTGCCGGCTGCGGCAAGTCGACTTCTCCCGAGTTTTCTCCGGGGACGGAAGCCCCCACCGGGAAGACGCCGCAGCCGACACCCGCCGCGCGGGACGTCGTCCTCGCGACGACGACGAGCACGCAGGACACGGGGCTTCTCGACTACCTCGTACCGATCTTCGAGGAGCAGACGGGCTACAAGGTCAAGGTTGTGGCGGTGGGTACGGGACAGGCGCTGGAGATGGGAAAGCGCGGCGAGGCCGACGTGCTCCTCACGCACGCTCCCTCTTCCGAAAAGCCGCTCGTGGACGACGGTACGGTGACGAACTACCGCCTCGTCATGCACAACGACTTCGTCCTCGTCGGACCTCCCAACGATCCGGCTAAGGTCGAGGAAGCCCAGGATTTGAAGGCTGCCATGAAGGCGATCGCCGCTTCCGGCGCAGGCTTCGTCTCTCGCGGCGACGATTCGGGCACGCACAAGAAAGAACTCGACCTCTGGAAGGCGGCCGGCGTCGATCCTAAGGGGCAGGCGTGGTACACGGAGAGCGGTACGGGGATGGGGCAGACGCTCCTCATCGCCAACGAAAGGCGCGCGTATACCTTGACGGATCGCGGGACGTACCTCGCCTACAAGGACAGGCTCGACCTCGCCATCGTCCGCGAGGGAGACGAGGACCTCCTCAACATTTACCACGTGATGCAGGTGAACGCCGAGAAGTACCCCAAGGTGAACGCCGAGGGCGCCAAGGCCTTTGTCGAGTTCCTCGTATCCCCAGAAACGCAAAAGCTCATCGGCGAGTTCGGCGTCGACAAGTACGGGCAACCCCTCTTCTTCCCCGATGCGGCGAAGGAGGGGAAGGAGTAA